One genomic window of Fusarium keratoplasticum isolate Fu6.1 chromosome 3, whole genome shotgun sequence includes the following:
- a CDS encoding NTPase-I-T domain-containing protein has translation MATPQKIVVIASNSIPKTKATREGFAQLLPDSYDFQGISVPSHVAEQPFSDEETLLGATNRARNAQKELPDADFWVGIEGGVEPRDGSIFNFAWIVVIGRDGKLGRARTAGYFLPEKTCELLRQGVELGHADDKIFGQTNSKNKKGSVGILTDGVVDRAGFYTQAVILALIPFKNASLIF, from the coding sequence ATGGCTACTCCTCAGAAAATTGTGGTGATCGCTTCCAATAGCATCCCCAAAACAAAAGCAACTCGCGAAGGCTTCGCTCAACTACTGCCAGACTCATACGACTTTCAGGGCATCAGCGTTCCCTCTCACGTCGCCGAACAACCCTTTTCAGACGAAGAAACCCTCCTTGGAGCAACAAACAGGGCACGAAACGCCCAGAAGGAACTACCAGACGCCGATTTTTGGGTTGGAATCGAGGGAGGAGTCGAGCCTCGTGACGGCTCCATCTTTAATTTTGCGTGGATTGTCGTCATTGGAAGGGATGGGAAGCTAGGACGGGCTCGAACTGCGGGATACTTTCTGCCAGAGAAGACGTGTGAGCTGTTGAGGCAGGGCGTGGAGCTGGGACATGCAGACGACAAGATATTTGGACAGACAAActccaagaacaagaagggcTCGGTTGGGATTCTGACGGATGGCGTTGTCGATCGAGCAGGCTTTTACACTCAGGCGGTTATCTTGGCTTTGATTCCTTTCAAGAATGCCTCATTGATATTCTGA
- a CDS encoding NmrA domain-containing protein, producing the protein MTTHNLIVVIGATGGQGGSVVDTFLNEPNWRVRGITRSSSSPKAEALQGRGVDVVQANLDDPASLVLAFEGANAIFLVSDFWAIYNELAGKPSAHPGKPLNEQAKERETQQLNNAIDVAAKLPSLIRLVISSLPHAAKLTGGKYSHIYHYESKADAEDYAKEKYPDLWSKTSIFKGGFFLSNFTDHPMSQPIKREDGSVQFVSNLNPDAKFPFIAQDEDTGPIAKTLINEAPGKSVMGWREWLTLREVVATFNEVTGYKAKTVQLPMGQFGFDCPPDLKPELLENWAFANEYGLEGRNDPDILHPKDLDSPPELGTVADWLKKQDWAKVLGS; encoded by the exons ATGACTACCCATaacctcatcgtcgtcatcggaGCCAcgggaggccaaggaggctcCGTCGTCGACACCTTTCTCAATGAACCCAATTGGCGGGTTCGAGGCATCACCCGCAGCTCGTCAAGCCCTAAAGCAGAAGCTCTTCAAGGCCGTGGAGTCGACGTCGTCCAAGCCAACCTAGACGATCCGGCTTCTCTCGTCCTGGCCTTTGAAGGTGCCAACGCCATCTTTCTCGTCAGCGATTTCTGGGCCATCTATAATGAGCTGGCTGGCAAACCCAGCGCACACCCTGGGAAGCCGCTTAacgagcaggccaaggaacGGGAGACGCAGCAGCTCAACAATGCTATTGATGTAGCTGCTAAACTCCCTAGCTTGATCCGCCTGGTGATTTCGTCGCTACCACATGCGGCGAAACTGACTGGCGGGAAATACAGTCACATCTACCATTATGAATCCAAGGCCGATGCTGAGGACTATGCGAAGGAGAAGTACCCGGATTTGTGGTCTAAGACTAGCATCTTCAAgggcggcttcttcttgagcaaTTTCACTGATCATCCAATGTCTCAGCCGATCAAG AGGGAAGATGGCAGTGTTCAATTCGTGTCAAACCTGAACCCCGACGCCAAATTTCCGTTCATCGCGCAAGACGAGGACACTGGGCCGATTGCCAAGACTCTCATTAACGAGGCACCGGGAAAGAGCGTCATGGGATGGCGGGAGTGGCTTACACTGCGTGAAGTCGTGGCTACCTTTAACGAAGTGACTGGTTACAAAGCCAAGACTGTTCAGCTTCCTATGGGTCAGTTTGGGTTCGATTGCCCGCCTGACTTGAAGCCTGAGCTTCTGGAGAATTGGGCATTCGCCAATGAGTATGGGCTTGAGGGCCGCAACGATCCTGATATTCTTCACCCAAAGGAT CTGGACTCGCCTCCTGAGCTGGGGACTGTTGCGGATTGGCTGAAGAAGCAGGATTGGGCCAAGGTGCTGGGATCTTGA
- a CDS encoding Fungal-trans domain-containing protein yields the protein MPAKHAGNMSTRVNPLITLPRRLKRKCNKEMPSCSLCIRLGKVCDYSNPSSSRATEAAGLYPLFEDPSCSFPSSFFMDAHLFTPLNTTNALTRGPTSRLKLITSDHLAIEERGALHEAYFTSMHQWLPMISEKRLLDARLALHDACHDLLLLCMKLCIIRVDKSPPSQHPLYCLAKYLSSSAENEGLASLRLIQALVLLAVYELSHAIHPAAYLTIGRAARLVILMGWHDRDAQQLFKPADTWSLLEEQRRTWWSVFILDRVINTETSGLPFATPEPSPDELLPVNDEDWGRGKSIPSQPLYTASFSTYAPLGCFARTCQAAHMLGKVINNRDAKQRSSQEATDLLTEAQGLHQALAALKLSIEQTAGCESGESEYPLWSAISICVSAQSLLYSSYGCPDAPGTASRARLALDTEMQGLSVEGLRVLASSTGPRLAQIPTQCPLMARCFYAAAAACAWFIREDGEPEMRVALRQMVSSLTVLSTRWAIAGEYLALLEQSGTLNLVNTEPIMVDAFSQ from the exons ATGCCTGCGAAGCATGCCG GCAATATGAGTACGCGAGTGAATCCGCTAATAACTCTCCCTAGACGTCTCAAGAGGAAATGTAACAAGGAGATGCCTTCGTGCTCACTC TGTATTCGCCTTGGCAAGGTTTGCGACTATTCCAATCCCAGCTCGAGCAGAGCTACAGAAGCTGCAGGCCTATACCCCCTGTTCGAAGACCCTAGCTGCTCGTTcccatcatccttcttcatggaTGCACACCTCTTTACTCCCTTGAACACCACCAACGCTTTGACAAGGGGCCCTACATCTCGCTTAAAGCTGATCACCTCGGACCACCTGGCCATCGAAGAGCGAGGGGCTCTGCACGAAGCATACTTTACTTCCATGCATCAGTGGCTTCCCATGATCAGCGAGAAGCGACTACTAGACGCTCGCCTTGCCTTGCATGATGCCTGTCACGATCTTCTCCTGCTTTGCATGAAACTCTGCATCATTCGTGTTGACAAATCACCGCCTTCCCAGCATCCTTTGTACTGCTTGGCAAAATatctctcttcttccgcCGAAAACGAAGGCCTGGCCTCTCTTCGACTCATCCAGGcgcttgttcttcttgctgTATATGAGCTATCACACGCAATTCATCCGGCTGCGTATCTCACCATCGGTCGCGCAGCTAGGCTGGTCATTTTGATGGGCTGGCATGACAGAGATGCCCAACAACTGTTCAAGCCAGCCGATACATGGAGTCTACTGGAGGAGCAGCGCAGAACCTGGTGGTCCGTTTTCATACTCGATAG AGTCATCAACACAGAAACCAGCGGGCTACCGTTTGCCACGCCAGAGCCAAGCCCCGATGAACTCCTGCCAGTGAACGATGAAGACTGGGGCAGAGGAAAATCAATCCCCAGCCAACCACTGTACACGGCATCCTTCAGCACCTACGCACCTCTCGGCTGCTTTGCCAGGACATGTCAAGCGGCTCACATGCtcggcaaggtcatcaaTAACAGAGATGCCAAGCAGAGATCTTCACAAGAGGCTACAGATCTCCTCACCGAGGCCCAGGGTCTTCATCAAGCACTGGCCGCTCTGAAACTCTCCATCGAGCAGACCGCAGGCTGTGAATCTGGCGAATCCGAGTACCCCCTGTGGAgcgccatctccatctgcGTCTCAGCCCAATCCCTCTTGTACAGTTCGTACGGGTGCCCGGATGCCCCAGGCACCGCGAGTCGTGCACGATTGGCCCTGGACACAGAGATGCAAGGTCTCAGCGTAGAGGGGTTGCgggtcttggcctcctccacAGGTCCTAGACTGGCCCAGATTCCAACTCAGTGCCCTTTGATGGCAAGATGCTTCTATGCTGCCGCGGCTGCATGTGCGTGGTTCATACGCGAAGATGGTGAGCCAGAAATGCGAGTCGCCTTGAGACAGATGGTGAGCAGCTTGACGGTGCTGTCGACGCGTTGGGCTATTGCAG GTGAATATCTTGCCTTGCTTGAACAGAGTGGAACCTTGAACCTTGTCAACACTGAGCCTATCATGGTTGATGCTTTCTCTCAATAG
- a CDS encoding Methyltransf-2 domain-containing protein, with translation MASALIDAVASNGQVFTETGDEGARQKAIAAAAALIQELENPGEQLARIGWGEPTRTAAFRTGFELGLFRKLGEEPQSSEQLAAGTTADPVLVARILKHLAANGIVKEVGMDQYVATPFSMSTRDPTMEGGLIYSFEGMIPTFQGLPEFLAKTNYQVPKDASDGPVQYGLRTEKPFFSILKENARLGKAFNGFMTGYAKARPRWVDFYPFEERLAADDKSAEQSGPLLVDIGGGVGHELLGLNAKDNVPAGQLVLQDLPEVIEDAKTTGNLPENIQAVAHDFFKPQLAEYRGARAYFMRLILHDWPDAECAVILSHLRDAMTKGYSRLLINEAVLRDVGAPWQQTSLDWTMMGMLVNRERTESQWRKLLADAGLKVTGIWHKDSESVIEAMLE, from the exons ATGGCTTCTGCACTTATTGATGCAGTCGCCTCCAACGGCCAGGTCTTTACAGAGACCGGGGATGAGGGTGCGAGACAGAAGGCCATAGCCGCAGCCGCCGCTCTCATCCAAGAGCTTGAGAACCCTGGAGAGCAGCTGGCGAGAATTGGCTGGGGTGAGCCAACTCGGACAGCCGCCTTCAGAACCGGCTTTGAGCTGGGACTTTTCAGGAAGCTGGGTGAAGAGCCTCAGAGCAGCGAGCAGTTGGCGGCCGGCACAACTGCCGACCCTGTACTAGTTG CTCGAATTTTGAAGCATCTGGCTGCTAatggcatcgtcaaagaGGTGGGCATGGATCAATATGTCGCCACACCATTCTCCATGTCCACTCGAGACCCGACCATGGAAGGCGGTCTCATCTACAGTTTCGAAGGCATGATTCCTACCTTCCAGGGTCTTCCTGAGTTCTTGGCCAAGACAAACTACCAAGTCCCCAAGGATGCCAGCGACGGACCCGTTCAGTATGGCCTCAGGACAGAGAAGCCTTTCTTTAGCATTCTGAAGGAGAATGCCCGCCTTGGCAAGGCCTTTAATGGCTTCATGACTGGTTATGCCAAGGCTAGACCTCGTTGGGTTGATTTCTACCCATTTGAGGAGCGTCTTGCGGCTGATGACAAGTCTGCCGAGCAATCTGGCCCTCTCTTGGTTGACatcggtggtggtgttggtcaTGAGTTGCTTGGCCTGAACGCCAAGGACAATGTCCCAGCCGGCCAATTGGTGCTTCAAGACCTCCCAGAGGTTATCGAAGACGCCAAGACAACCGGCAACCTTCCTGAAAACATCCAGGCTGTGGCGCACGACTTTTTCAAACCTCAGCTCGCCGAATACCGTGGTGCCCGCGCCTACTTTATGCGCCTCATTCTCCACGACTGGCCTGATGCCGAGTGCGCTGTCATTCTGTCTCACCTTCGAGATGCCATGACAAAGGGATATTCTCGACTTCTCATCAACGAGGCTGTGCTGCGGGATGTGGGAGCGCCTTGGCAACAGACAAGCCTCGACTGGACCATGATGGGAATGCTTGTGAATAGGGAGCGGACCGAGAGCCAGTGGCGCAAGCTTTTGGCGGATGCAGGACTGAAGGTTACTGGCATCTGGCACAAAGATTCAGAGAGTGTGATCGAGGCTATGTTGGAGTAA
- a CDS encoding Peptidase-S8 domain-containing protein, with protein sequence MSPAADDDDHFDDLGPAESDTEQAESKAGDDSSEDDSESDDEDHHRKVSVKDLLDDILRKIKNGKLDLTNKEDYINFTNGDGELLAAGTGDQRVPTALHIMATMDKKELPKLDSKMQPLIEFLASRRDYLKIQDRSGHTSLSLAIEAKKEKMVQWMCDAHPDISSILSIPSNDLMNCLHVGVDKRVKFLDLLVDRADPLTLAAKDANGNTPLHIAVEYKKCRREQLTIIERIVNKSDQAILEGPPLGDFNKEGMSPYLHHKETKQKAREREKRKAREESEREKGSSRRPNPGNADEPNRETRPDQRGNMSSSGSRVHGPDPGVPDGRLNQQLDSRTKYGGRPVPNPSGLNSPIITTAPSLPLPEEKKKSSRSTESEKKEGADSSHKSSSKVDETTVKAVERFLKLHYLRSRSYGVAMEILYGRNTTSEQELYFDLSGDVNSGTITQAGLENLLSKLKFEDILQYVAIPKLSVQANRAGERSGSRRSAKPDGAGRRDLCYVFDRLRKKGVKTILKVFIDDSSMPAHSDEAIEDALKSMDVEVWDWNKTDLCTEVIYKVAPKARGVHLYWSGNNAVLRGWSEEGGLKKLRSLKTVHLHIQQGLESSSRTQQNVKEFLERMKRLMPDVDVFKDGPVVRRGIADVSTTRAEDQTEHSNKHEWIQCMKEFRRLLFDAERYYDRGKIEESIEEPIKIALIDDGVDIKDLEYSFIGGRTFCKRDPEHNLNDPYYVSSTGHGTIMAKQIHLLCPRAQFYVLRLEDHPSDESARQITAKSAAQAILAAVRKKVHIISMSWTIDPPEDEEERRALENAITKAASADILMFCSASDQGAKHVATYPSKATPKIFTIGAATASGTVDSWVGNINNISFTFPGTKVELDGGPTDTAVKEVTGSSVATALAAGLAALILYCVQVRILLATDPVEKQKARRDFQSLQKHESMMRAFKDIGTTEESNHKFIAVWEVFGKRVEEKERVDQEDWVNLIAKVGTTLCMKV encoded by the exons ATGAGTCCCGCagctgatgatgacgatcACTTTGACGATCTTGGACCTGCAGAGTCCGACACGGAGCAGGCAGAGTCCAAGGCGGGGGATGATTCAAGTGAGGATGACTCTGAgagtgacgacgaggatcaCCACAGAAAGGTCTCGGTAAAGGATCTCCTGGATGATATCCTCAGAAAGATCAAGAACGGGAAGCTCGACCTCACAAACAAGGAGGACTACATCAACTTCACAAACGGAGATGGAGAGCTTCTTGCGGCTGGTACTGGAGACCAGCGTGTGCCAACGGCACTGCACATAATGGCCACGATGGACAAAAAGGAGCTTCCAAAGCTCGACAGCAAGATGCAGCCACTCATCGAGTTCCTCGCAAGTCGTCGAGATTATCTCAAGATCCAGGATCGATCAGGCCACACGTCCTTATCTCTAGCCATCGAagcaaagaaggaaaaaatGGTCCAGTGGATGTGCGATGCTCATCCAGACATCAgctccatcctctccatcccGAGCAACGACTTGATGAACTGCCTTCACGTTGGCGTTGACAAGAGGGTCAAGTTCCTCGATCTCCTTGTAGACAGGGCAGATCCTCTCACGCTCGCAGCCAAGGACGCCAACGGAAACACGCCGCTTCACATCGCAGTCGAGTACAAGAAGTGTAGGCGGGAGCAGCTTACAATCATTGAGCGTATCGTCAATAAGAGCGACCAGGCGATTCTCGAGGGCCCTCCCCTTGGTGACTTCAACAAGGAGGGCATGTCGCCTTATCTTCACCACAAGGAGACAAAGCAAAAAGCTCGGgaaagggagaagaggaaggctAGAGAAGAGAGCGAGCGTGAAAAGGGCAGCAGTCGCCGTCCAAATCCTGGCAATGCGGATGAGCCGAACAGAGAAACGAGACCGGATCAGAGAGGCAACATGTCTTCTTCAGGCTCACGGGTCCATGGGCCTGATCCCGGAGTTCCAGACGGGCGACTCAACCAGCAGCTAGACTCCCGTACCAAGTATGGAGGAAGACCAGTCCCGAACCCGTCCGGGTTAAACTCGCCCATCATCACTACAGCACCGAGCCTTCCGTTGcctgaagagaagaagaagtcttCTCGTTCGACGGAAAgtgagaagaaagagggggCAGACAGTAGCCACAAGTCTTCTTCCAAGGTAGACGAGACGACTGTGAAAGCAGTGGAGCGTTTTTTGAAACTTCATTACCTGCGTTCTCGGAGCTATGGCGTGGCCATGGAGATTCTATACGGGCGCAACACAACATCAG AGCAAGAACTATACTTTGACCTGTCAGGCGACGTCAACAGCGGAACCATCACCCAAGCAGGTCTAGAGAACCTTTTGTCCAAGCTCAAGTTTGAGGATATTCTCCAATACGTCGCCATACCTAAGCTCAGCGTACAAGCAAACCGAGCCGGCGAGCGATCAGGTAGTCGAAGATCAGCCAAGCCAGACGGAGCCGGTAGACGAGACCTGTGCTACGTGTTTGATCGTCTGCGCAAGAAGGGAGTCAAGACCATCCTCAAGGTCTTTATCGACGACTCATCCATGCCGGCGCATAGTGATGAGGCTATTGAGGATGCACTCAAGTCTATGGACGTCGAGGTTTGGGATTGGAACAAGACTGACTTGTGTACCGAGGTGATTTACAAGGTTGCCCCGAAAGCACGAGGGGTACACCTCTACTGGAGCGGGAATAATGCTGTGCTCAGAGGATGGAGTGAAGAGGGAGGTCTGAAGAAGCTACGAAGTCTGAAGACGGTACATCTTCACATTCAACAG GGCCTTGAATCTAGCTCTCGCACACAGCAAAACGTCAAAGAATTTCTCGAACGCATGAAACGACTCATGCCCGACGTCGACGTCTTTAAGGACGGACCAGTCGTCCGCCGTGGAATAGCTGATGTCAGCACCACCCGAGCTGAAGATCAAACTGAACATTCCAACAAGCACGAGTGGATTCAGTGCATGAAAGAGTTCCGCAGACTTCTATTTGACGCTGAGAGGTACTACGATCGCGGAAAGATTGAGGAGAGCATCGAAGAGCCCATCAAGATTGCTctgattgatgatggcgtggATATCAAAGACCTCGAGTACTCGTTTATCGGTGGGCGGACGTTTTGCAAACGTGACCCTGAGCACAACCTGAACGATCCTTATTATGTGTCTAGTACTGGACACGGGACTATCATGGCCAAGCAGATCCATCTGTTGTGTCCTCGAGCACAGTTTTACGTGTTGAGGCTAGAAGATCATCCCTCAGATGAATCAGCTCGGCAGATTACCGCCAAGAGCGCAGCACAG GCTATTCTTGCGGCGGTGAGAAAAAAGGTGCACATCATCTCAATGTCCTGGACCATCGATCCTcccgaagacgaagaagaaagaagagctCTTGAAaatgccatcaccaaagcAGCCAGTGCCGACATCCTCATGTTCTGCTCAGCTTCAGACCAAGGAGCCAAGCACGTTGCCACCTACCCTTCCAAGGCGACACCCAAGATCTTCACCATCGGCGCGGCCACGGCTTCGGGAACCGTCGACAGCTGGGttggcaacatcaacaacatcagcTTTACCTTCCCCGGCACCAAggtcgagcttgatggcgGCCCTACCGATACTGCTGTTAAAGAAGTTACAGGTTCTTCAGTAGCTACAGCGTTGGCAGCTGGTTTAGCTGCTTTGATTCTCTACTGCGTTCAAGTACGAATCCTCCTCGCCACAGATCCTGTagagaagcaaaaggcccGCAGAGACTTCCAGTCGCTCCAGAAGCACGAGAGCATGATGAGGGCGTTCAAGGATATCGGGACGACGGAGGAGAGCAATCACAAGTTCATTGCCGTGTGGGAGGTGTTTGGGAAGAgggtcgaggagaaggagagggttGACCAGGAGGATTGGGTCAATTTGATTGCCAAGGTTGGAACGACGCTTTGTATGAAGGTTTAA